The region AGGGGAATCGTCGTGTGCCTCATGATGCTTGGATAGTTAATGTTGTTGCTATTCAAAAAGGAACAAAATATCCAAATCGCTACATTATTATAAGTGGTGATATCGACTCCAGAGGTAGTGATACTATGGAGTTTACTAAAGATGCTCCAGGCGCAAACGATAATGCTTCTGGCATGGCAGGAACTATTGAAGCTGCTAGAGTACTGTCAAAATATAAATTTGAAAACAGCATTGTTTATGTTGGTTTATCTGGTGAAGAACAAGGATTATTTGGTGGTGCAGGATTAGCAAAATATGCTCAAGAACAAGGATGGGACATTATTGGAATTTTAAATAACGACATGATAGGAAACATCAAAGGTGTAGATGGCGTAATAGATAATCGCACATTTAGAATTTTCTCAGAACCTGTTCCTCCTACCGAAACTGAACGCGAACGTACTTTAAGACGTTTTTATGGTGGTGAAATTGATGGAATATCGCGTCAACTAGCACGCTATGTGCATAAAAACGTAAAAACCTACATGCCTGAAATGAATCCGATGATGGTTTACCGATTAGATCGCTTTGGACGTGGTGGACACCATAGACCGTTTAACGACTTAGGATTTGCTGGAATCAGAATCATGGAAGCTCATGAAAATTACACACAACAACATCAAGATATTAGAGAAGAAGATGGTATACAATATGGAGATGTCATAGAGCATGTTAATTTTGATTACGCCAAAAAATTAACAGCAGTTAACGCCATAAATTTAGCTAGCTTAGCTTGGGCACCTCCTGCTCCTAAAACAGTTGCTATTGGTGGTATTGTTGAACCTTCAGTTAAACTTAAATGGGATAAAGTAGAAGGTGCAGTTGGTTATAAAATTTATTGGCGTGACACCACCTCTCCTACTTGGGATAACAGTCGTTATGTTGGTGATGTATCAGAATTTATGCTAGATGGTATTGTTATTGATAACTATTTCTTTGGGATTGCTTCTGTAGGTAAAGACGGTTTTGAAAGTCCAGTTGTATTTCCTAATAAAATCTTTAGATAATAAAAAATGAAAAACACACCATTTTCTTTAATTATGTTAGCTTTTTTGATGGCTAATACAATGTTTGCACAATTACTTCAAGAGAAAGAAAATTTTACAAGACAAGACACATTACGTGGCAGTATTACACCTGAGCGAGACTGGTGGGATTTAACGTATTATCATTTAGATATTACAGTCAGCCCAGACGACAAAACCATTTCGGGAGAAAACACCATTCAGTATAAAGTATTACAACCAAACCAAATTTTACAAATCGATTTGCAACCACCTCTAGTATTAACTAAAGTGACTCAAAACGGAAAATCGTTAGACATAAAACATGATGGAAATGCGCATTTTGTAACACTAAAAGATCAGCAACACATTGGTGACATAAATAGTGTTATAGCTTATTATGAAGGAACACCTCGAGAAGCAGTTCGCGCTCCTTGGGATGGTGGGATTTCTTGGAAAAAGGACAATAATGGAAATCATTTTGTAGCCTCGTCCTGTCAAGGTTTAGGAGCCAGCGTATGGTGGCCAAACAAAGATCATATGTATGACGAAGTTGATAGTATGCTAATAAGCGTAGAAGTGCCAAAAGGATTAACCAATGTATCTAATGGGAGACTTAGAAACGTTAAAGAAAAAGAAAACTCAACTACATTTCATTGGTTTGTAAGTAATCCAATTAATAATTATGGTGTAAATATTAATATTGGTGATTACGAAAATTTCTCAGAAGTTTATAAAGGTGAAAAAGGCGATCTGGATCTCAATTATTATGTTCTAAAAGACAATCTTGATAAAGCCAAAGAACACTTTAAAGACGCACCAAAAATGATGAAAGCATTTGAGCATTGGTTTGGACCTTACCCTTTTTATGAAGATAGCTTTAAGCTTGTCGAAGTGCCTTATTTAGGTATGGAGCATCAAAGCTCTGTTACCTATGGAAACCAATATAAGAAAGGCTATTTAGGTAACGATTTATCAAGAACTGGTTGGGGTTTAAAATTCGATTTTATTATTATTCACGAAGCTGGACACGAGTGGTTTGCTAATAATATAACTAACGTAGATATTGCAGACATGTGGATTCATGAAGGATTTACAGCCTATTCTGAAAATTTATTTTTAGATTATTATTATGGAAAAGAAGCATCTGCAGACTATGTAATAGGTACACGTGCAAATATTCAAAATGATAAACCTTTAATTGGTAAATACAATGTCAATAATGAAGGCTCTAGCGATATGTATTACAAAGGTGCTAATATGTTGCATACTTTACGACAGTTAGTGGATGATGATAAAAAATGGCGACAGATTTTAAGAGGTTTAAATTCAAACTTCTATCATCAAACCGTTACTACAAAACAAATTGAAAACTATATAGCAGAACAATCTGGCTTAGAGCTGAAAGGCTTTTTTAATCAGTATTTAAGAAGTACAAAAATCCCTGTTTTAGAATATAAAATTGAAGATAAAAAGCTCACTTATAAATGGAATAATATTGTTGAAGATTTTAAAATGCCAATACAAGTTGAAATTGATGGACAAACACAATGGATTAACCCTTCATCAAAAAATCAAACTTTAAAATTAAAATCTAAAATTCCTGAAATCAAAATAGATAGAGATTTTTATATCGAAGTGAAAGCAATTTAAAATGGAGCTTCAAGAATATTACTTCGAATCTGATACAGAATGGCGCGAATGGTTACATGTTAATCACACAAACGATGAAGGCATTTACCTTATCTTTTATAAAGTAGGTCATAAAAACAAAAGCATGCGCTGGGAAGAAGCAGTAAAAGTCGCCTTGTGTTATGGCTGGATTGATAGTACTGTAAAAAGTTTAGGTAACGGAAAACGTAGACAATATTTTTGTAAGCGTAATCCAAAAAGTGTTTGGAGCGCACTTAACAAAAAGTACATTAAAGAATTAGAAGCTAAAAATTTAATGCATCCAAGTGGTTATGCTATTATCGAAATTGGTAAACAAAATGGTAGTTGGACAGCTTTAGATGATGTTGAAAATGGTATTGTTCCAGAAGCATTACAACATGCTTTTGATGCTAATCCTGTAGCATTTGAAAACTACAACAACTTTGCACCTTCTTACAGAAAAAGCTATTTGTATTGGTTAAATCAAGCTAAACGTGAGACAACTAGACAAAAAAGAATCGCAGAGATTATAAAACTTTGCGAAGCCAATATTAAATCCAGAAGTAATTGGTAATAGCTAAAACATTAATTTTTTAATATTATCCATATAGCCTCTACTGACTCTTAGTACGTCACCATTAAGCATAGTTACATCATAGCTCTTAGTATATTTATTAAGTTCTTTGACCTTGTTTAAATTAATTATTGAGGAACGATGCACTCTTATGAATATAGTATTATTTAGTTTTTCTTCCAATGTAGATATGCCATAATTACTTAAATATGTTTTGTTATCTACTATTATTTTAGAGTAATCACCATAAGCCTCAATCCTTACAACATCTTCCAAAGCAATGGTCACCAATTTATTTTGGCTTTGTACTAAAATACGTTCTGGTGACTTAGTAGTTTCTAATAACAAACTTTCTGCTAAGGGTCTAGCTTTATTAGTATGGTTACTTTTATTAGATTTTTCAACAGCTACTTTAAAACGATCTTTAGTATAAGGTTTTAAAAGATAGTCTATAGCATGTACCTCAAACGCTTTTAAAGCATATTGATCATAAGCAGTAGAGAAAATAATTTGTGGCAATTCTTCTAAATGTGTCAAAACATCAAAGCCAGTCATTCCTGGCATTTGGATATCTAAAAAGACCAGATCTGGTTTAAACTCGTTTATAATCTTTACTGCATCTACTCCATTATTGGCTTCACCTAACAATACTAAATCTGGAAAGTCTTCAAGATACTCTTTAATTAATTGTCTACCAGCAGCTTCGTCGTCTATGATAATTACTTTCCTCATATTTCAAAACTGATTTTTAAACCTTTAGGAGTGTTGTTTGATAACTTTAAAGTGGTATTATACATTTTTTCTAAACGTAATCTTGTATTTGTCAAACCAATACCCTTATTAAAAACCGCTTCTTTATTTTCAACTCCAATTCCAGTATCAGAAATTTCAAATGCTAATTGATTGTTTTTCTTTTTTATTGAAATAGTAATAGTTCCTCCTTCAATCAAAGACGATAAGCCATGTTTTATTGAATTTTCTACCAAAGGTTGTAATAGCATTGGAGGTATTAATTCATCTTTAATATGGTCCTCAACTTCAATGTTAACATGAAGCCTATCCTGAAAACGTTCTTTTTCTAAAGCCAAATACTTTTTGACAAATTCTAATTCTTCTTTGATGGTTACTTTTTCGACTTGAGATGCTTTAAGTTGATATCTAAACAAGTCTGATAACTCAGCAATCATATGTCGTGTTTTTTCGTTTTCAGCTGGTACTGATGCACTAATGGTGTTAAAAATATTATATAAAAAGTGTGGATTTAATTGGGCTTTAATAGCTGATAATTCACTTTTCAATGCAGCAGTTTTTAACTCGCCTTCAATTTTTAACTTTTGTTGATTTTCTTTAAAGTAGCGATAGGCAAAAAAACACCCAAACTGAATCATCATAAATAGTGATGGAATGTACCAATCCCAAACTGCACCCGCACCTCCTAAGTGCCAAATACCTATACTATCAAGAAAAACATATCTAGATTCTCTAATTATAAATACAATTATGGGAATTAACAGTACCACAACACCTATTTGAACTATAGTTTTTTTACGTTTTAAAAGGTGAACACCAATAAACCAAATAAATATTGACGCTATAAAATAAAATACGTATTGCATACCAGACATGTACCAATAGTCTCTAAGTTTAGCCCATCCCCAAAAACCTTCTGATGCATAATTATTTGCACTATACCATAATACAATTCTGTACAAAACTGAAAAGAACAGATAGAATAGAAAAATTATTATAATTTCTGTTTTAGTTATTTTTTTCATTTTTAAAAGTTTCATCAAATTTAAAAATACACTTTAATATTTAATATTACATATCGCTGAGTTGTCCTATTTTAAGTTTAGTTGTCCTATTCCCATTTAACTGCTTATAGTTCAATTGGACGATTCTGGATTTTATAAAATTGTTTTTCTCTAGATATTTGTATCAACAAAAACAAGTATCATGAAAAATCTATTGATAATATTGGCAACATCACTTATAAGTATAACAGTTGTCGCTCAACAAGGCGTAAAAGGAAAAGTAGTAGACGACCAATCACTTCCAATACCTGCAACAGTTGTATCTATTTACACTTTAAACAAAGAAAAATTTGTTAAAGCTGGTATTACAGAAGATAACGGAAACTTCGTAATAAGTACTATAGAAAATGGAACTTATATCATTGAAATTTCCAGCTTAGGGTTTAAAACCTATCTATCAGATAGTTTCAAAATTGATAACAACGTTAAGGATTTTAATACTATAGTCATGTCTACTGACACAGAGACATTGGATGAAGTAGTTATAGAAGTAGAAAAACCAATGGTACAAGTTTTAGCAGATAAAACAGTGTTTAATGTACAAAACACGATAAGCGCTACAGGAGATTCTGGGTTTGAATTACTTCGTAAAGCTCCTGGAGTTTTAATTGATAATAATGACTCTATAATTGTTGAAGGTAAAGCTGGTGTGCTAGTTTATATAGACGATAAACCTTCAGTTTTAAGAGGCGAGGATTTGGTAAACTACCTTAAAACAATTCAAGCTACAGATATTGATGCTATTGAAATTATCACACAACCCTCGTCAAAATACGATGCAGAAGGTAATGCTGGCATCATTAATATTAAATTTAAAAGAGATAAAAGTCTTGGAACTAATGGTAGTATTTCTAGCGGAATAACCTATGGCGATTTTGGTAGATACAACACGTCTGTATCATTTAATAATAGGAATAAAAAAACAAGTTTGTATGGATCATTCAGCAATAGTTTTGGAGACAGTTTTGGATTTATAAACCTGTATCGTACGCAAAATAACACCATTTTTGATGCTAAAACAGAAAGCGTTTATGGTAACAATAATAACAATGCTAGGATAGGTTTTGATTACTACGCCAATAAAAAATCAACTTTTGGTGTCATACTTACAGGTAATTTTAGTGATAATAATAACGAATCCAATTCCAGAACGCCTATAACACCTCAAGGTAATCAAACTCCAACAGAAGTTTTAGTTGCAGGCAGTTTTACAGATAATACATCTTCCAACCTATATTCTAATTTTAACTATAGATTTAAAACCGAAAAGGATTTGTCACTTAACATAGATGTAGATTTTGGTAAATATGGAAATGATCGAACCAACCTACAACCTAACCAATATTTTAATGGTGATGAAACACAATTAATAAGTGAGACTATTAATTACATGATAACACCAATAGACATTAATATTTTTACAGCTAAAGCTGATTTTGAAACCTCTTTTTTAAAAGGAAAAATTGGACTTGGTGTTAAATACTCTAAAATAAATACAGACAATCAGTTTGATTTTTACAATAGAATAAATGGGCAAGATATTCTAAATGAAGATCGCACAAACGATTTTAATTATGACGAACGTATCAATGCAGCCTATTTTAATTATAATAGAAGCTTTGAAAAATTAAATGTTCAACTAGGTATGCGAGTTGAGCAAACACAGTCTGATGGTATTTTAACAAGTACTCAAAACACAGAAAATGATAGAGTAAAAAGAAAATATACCAATTGGTTTCCAAGTGGAGGAATAACTTATCAAGTGAATCAAAAAAATAGTCTTGCCTTAACTTACAGCAAGCGTATTGCTAGACCTAACTACAGAAGTTTAAATCCGTTTGAGTATAATATAGATGAATTATCTTTTAGTAAAGGAAACCCTTTTCTACAACCACAATACACAGATAATTTAAAATTATCTCACACTTTTAATTATAGATTAAACACATCTATAAGCTATAGTTTTGTTAAAGATTTTTCTGCACAAGTGACAGAAGCAGTCGGAGAAGACAAAAACTTCTTAACTTCAAGAAACGTAGCCAACCAAAAGATATTTAACTTAGGTATTTCGTATCCAACC is a window of Olleya sp. YS DNA encoding:
- a CDS encoding M28 family metallopeptidase, coding for MKKLILPILLLSISVSLAQTNQKIYDIIESVSAERIEKNIQTLVDFGTRNTFSDTISETRGIGAARRWIKSEFETISKNCNNCLNTFYQKDFVTKEGNRRVPHDAWIVNVVAIQKGTKYPNRYIIISGDIDSRGSDTMEFTKDAPGANDNASGMAGTIEAARVLSKYKFENSIVYVGLSGEEQGLFGGAGLAKYAQEQGWDIIGILNNDMIGNIKGVDGVIDNRTFRIFSEPVPPTETERERTLRRFYGGEIDGISRQLARYVHKNVKTYMPEMNPMMVYRLDRFGRGGHHRPFNDLGFAGIRIMEAHENYTQQHQDIREEDGIQYGDVIEHVNFDYAKKLTAVNAINLASLAWAPPAPKTVAIGGIVEPSVKLKWDKVEGAVGYKIYWRDTTSPTWDNSRYVGDVSEFMLDGIVIDNYFFGIASVGKDGFESPVVFPNKIFR
- a CDS encoding TonB-dependent receptor; this translates as MKNLLIILATSLISITVVAQQGVKGKVVDDQSLPIPATVVSIYTLNKEKFVKAGITEDNGNFVISTIENGTYIIEISSLGFKTYLSDSFKIDNNVKDFNTIVMSTDTETLDEVVIEVEKPMVQVLADKTVFNVQNTISATGDSGFELLRKAPGVLIDNNDSIIVEGKAGVLVYIDDKPSVLRGEDLVNYLKTIQATDIDAIEIITQPSSKYDAEGNAGIINIKFKRDKSLGTNGSISSGITYGDFGRYNTSVSFNNRNKKTSLYGSFSNSFGDSFGFINLYRTQNNTIFDAKTESVYGNNNNNARIGFDYYANKKSTFGVILTGNFSDNNNESNSRTPITPQGNQTPTEVLVAGSFTDNTSSNLYSNFNYRFKTEKDLSLNIDVDFGKYGNDRTNLQPNQYFNGDETQLISETINYMITPIDINIFTAKADFETSFLKGKIGLGVKYSKINTDNQFDFYNRINGQDILNEDRTNDFNYDERINAAYFNYNRSFEKLNVQLGMRVEQTQSDGILTSTQNTENDRVKRKYTNWFPSGGITYQVNQKNSLALTYSKRIARPNYRSLNPFEYNIDELSFSKGNPFLQPQYTDNLKLSHTFNYRLNTSISYSFVKDFSAQVTEAVGEDKNFLTSRNVANQKIFNLGISYPTKFNDWWSIYFSVNAFKSIYEATNPDFISTEQNTLSLYAQNTFTLPKGFKAEVSGWYSSPSVWGGTYQTKSLGSLNLAIQKKFIDNKLTARLAFNDVLFTSPWRGDTQFGDLVILGNGGGDSRQIRFNLSYNFGRDDVKKARKRNTGLEDEKNRI
- a CDS encoding YdeI/OmpD-associated family protein, yielding MELQEYYFESDTEWREWLHVNHTNDEGIYLIFYKVGHKNKSMRWEEAVKVALCYGWIDSTVKSLGNGKRRQYFCKRNPKSVWSALNKKYIKELEAKNLMHPSGYAIIEIGKQNGSWTALDDVENGIVPEALQHAFDANPVAFENYNNFAPSYRKSYLYWLNQAKRETTRQKRIAEIIKLCEANIKSRSNW
- a CDS encoding M1 family metallopeptidase, producing MKNTPFSLIMLAFLMANTMFAQLLQEKENFTRQDTLRGSITPERDWWDLTYYHLDITVSPDDKTISGENTIQYKVLQPNQILQIDLQPPLVLTKVTQNGKSLDIKHDGNAHFVTLKDQQHIGDINSVIAYYEGTPREAVRAPWDGGISWKKDNNGNHFVASSCQGLGASVWWPNKDHMYDEVDSMLISVEVPKGLTNVSNGRLRNVKEKENSTTFHWFVSNPINNYGVNINIGDYENFSEVYKGEKGDLDLNYYVLKDNLDKAKEHFKDAPKMMKAFEHWFGPYPFYEDSFKLVEVPYLGMEHQSSVTYGNQYKKGYLGNDLSRTGWGLKFDFIIIHEAGHEWFANNITNVDIADMWIHEGFTAYSENLFLDYYYGKEASADYVIGTRANIQNDKPLIGKYNVNNEGSSDMYYKGANMLHTLRQLVDDDKKWRQILRGLNSNFYHQTVTTKQIENYIAEQSGLELKGFFNQYLRSTKIPVLEYKIEDKKLTYKWNNIVEDFKMPIQVEIDGQTQWINPSSKNQTLKLKSKIPEIKIDRDFYIEVKAI
- a CDS encoding histidine kinase encodes the protein MKKITKTEIIIIFLFYLFFSVLYRIVLWYSANNYASEGFWGWAKLRDYWYMSGMQYVFYFIASIFIWFIGVHLLKRKKTIVQIGVVVLLIPIIVFIIRESRYVFLDSIGIWHLGGAGAVWDWYIPSLFMMIQFGCFFAYRYFKENQQKLKIEGELKTAALKSELSAIKAQLNPHFLYNIFNTISASVPAENEKTRHMIAELSDLFRYQLKASQVEKVTIKEELEFVKKYLALEKERFQDRLHVNIEVEDHIKDELIPPMLLQPLVENSIKHGLSSLIEGGTITISIKKKNNQLAFEISDTGIGVENKEAVFNKGIGLTNTRLRLEKMYNTTLKLSNNTPKGLKISFEI
- a CDS encoding response regulator produces the protein MRKVIIIDDEAAGRQLIKEYLEDFPDLVLLGEANNGVDAVKIINEFKPDLVFLDIQMPGMTGFDVLTHLEELPQIIFSTAYDQYALKAFEVHAIDYLLKPYTKDRFKVAVEKSNKSNHTNKARPLAESLLLETTKSPERILVQSQNKLVTIALEDVVRIEAYGDYSKIIVDNKTYLSNYGISTLEEKLNNTIFIRVHRSSIINLNKVKELNKYTKSYDVTMLNGDVLRVSRGYMDNIKKLMF